In Hydrogenovibrio marinus, a single genomic region encodes these proteins:
- a CDS encoding ATP-binding protein encodes MSPFTLFSHTAKNRLLALLILFVLGFFAQTIINYSIENFINALDKHIQNADVQRVVTSDISLEIRNIESLFYQMAAFPNKHMRNIILRKISEKESKVYESFFILNNGGNFYHSYDLNLPDADKLESFQTYQPERFNHFSFAAADILPKFRLINEKLVELNDQLEEIDKLQQEKSPLLSRKITEFQLNMKFFTPIFHRLKESANRVFLTNALDYKKLKQRVQKDKERYRNYQILLSISLIVIGLWIFWHLSRSINQSISELTESRDYSRNILESQSNIIIINDGEKLIDASGGFFAFFEDYDSLDAFQHEHECVCDFFVKEEGFIYKFPDKKWIEYLVDHPHQTHKVKVLHKGEISLFQISAMKSKLYDRFVISMFDISENERINEHLMIEKDKALAATKAKGEFLANMSHEIRTPLNAILGFIALLKEKNQDKESREYLDIIDTSSQALTSIINDILDLSKIESGKLEIDPVVFDPQKSISQVADLFLARCSEKNIDLIINIDRMPPRLEADVLRINQILSNFLSNAVKFSDAGQSITLTASYDWDKEQLLCKVMDEGIGIPLEKQADIFESFSQAESSTTRKYGGTGLGLTISAKLIQLLGGDLQLKSEESKGSCFGFTVPAKIVKMATEIERKQTLQDSFEGHILLVEDNVTNQMLMSAILKKLELTFDIAQDGLEAVDRVQESRYDLILMDENMPKLNGINATKQIRMLEKANQIIPQVVVALTANAMKGDKERFLMAGMDNYLPKPINIDDLKSVLMEYLPSNQNEV; translated from the coding sequence ATGAGCCCCTTTACGCTTTTCTCACACACGGCTAAGAACCGACTCTTGGCGCTATTGATTTTGTTTGTACTCGGATTTTTTGCTCAAACCATCATCAATTACAGCATCGAAAACTTCATCAATGCGCTGGATAAACATATTCAAAACGCTGACGTGCAACGCGTTGTCACCTCTGATATCAGTTTGGAAATTCGCAATATCGAATCCCTGTTCTACCAGATGGCAGCATTTCCAAACAAGCACATGCGTAACATCATCTTGCGAAAAATCAGTGAAAAAGAATCCAAGGTGTATGAGTCATTTTTCATATTGAATAATGGTGGTAACTTTTATCATAGCTATGACTTGAACCTACCGGATGCGGATAAACTGGAAAGTTTCCAAACCTACCAGCCCGAACGTTTCAACCACTTTTCCTTTGCAGCAGCAGATATTTTGCCTAAATTTCGTCTTATCAACGAAAAGCTGGTCGAGTTAAACGATCAACTTGAGGAAATCGACAAGCTTCAACAAGAAAAATCGCCGCTTCTCTCGCGCAAAATTACCGAATTTCAGCTCAACATGAAATTCTTCACACCGATCTTTCACCGCTTGAAAGAAAGCGCGAACCGCGTCTTTTTGACCAATGCCTTGGATTACAAAAAACTGAAACAACGTGTACAAAAAGACAAGGAAAGGTACCGAAACTATCAAATACTCCTGTCCATCAGTTTGATCGTGATCGGACTTTGGATTTTCTGGCATCTCAGCCGAAGCATCAATCAATCCATTTCGGAGCTTACTGAATCGCGCGATTACTCACGCAATATCCTGGAATCTCAATCGAATATCATCATCATTAACGATGGCGAGAAGTTAATTGATGCCAGTGGTGGCTTCTTTGCGTTCTTTGAAGATTATGACTCTTTGGACGCATTCCAGCATGAACACGAATGTGTGTGCGACTTCTTTGTCAAAGAAGAAGGCTTTATCTATAAATTTCCAGACAAGAAGTGGATTGAATACCTCGTAGATCATCCTCATCAAACTCATAAGGTAAAAGTACTCCATAAGGGTGAAATCTCACTTTTTCAGATTTCTGCCATGAAATCGAAGCTCTACGATCGTTTTGTTATCTCCATGTTCGACATTTCAGAAAATGAGCGCATCAACGAACACTTGATGATCGAAAAGGACAAAGCCTTGGCTGCCACCAAAGCCAAAGGGGAGTTCCTCGCCAACATGTCACATGAAATTCGCACGCCACTCAATGCGATTCTCGGCTTCATTGCGCTGTTAAAAGAAAAAAATCAGGATAAGGAATCCAGAGAATATCTGGATATCATTGATACTTCCAGCCAAGCTTTGACGAGCATTATCAACGACATTCTCGACTTGAGCAAAATTGAAAGCGGTAAACTGGAGATCGATCCTGTGGTCTTTGACCCTCAAAAGTCCATCAGCCAAGTTGCCGACTTGTTCTTAGCGAGATGCAGTGAAAAAAATATCGACTTGATTATCAACATTGATCGCATGCCACCAAGACTTGAAGCCGATGTACTGCGAATCAATCAGATATTGAGTAACTTCCTATCCAACGCGGTTAAATTCTCAGACGCAGGACAATCTATCACCCTCACGGCAAGCTATGACTGGGACAAGGAGCAACTCCTCTGCAAAGTCATGGACGAAGGGATAGGTATTCCTCTGGAAAAACAAGCTGATATTTTTGAATCCTTTTCTCAAGCGGAAAGCTCTACCACCCGAAAATACGGCGGTACAGGGCTTGGTTTAACCATCAGCGCAAAATTGATTCAGCTTCTGGGAGGAGACCTTCAACTTAAAAGTGAGGAATCAAAAGGCAGTTGTTTTGGGTTCACCGTTCCAGCAAAAATAGTGAAAATGGCAACGGAAATCGAGCGTAAACAAACCCTGCAAGACAGTTTCGAAGGTCATATTTTGCTGGTGGAAGATAACGTCACCAACCAAATGCTGATGTCTGCCATTTTGAAAAAACTGGAGCTTACCTTCGATATTGCTCAAGACGGTCTAGAAGCCGTTGATAGGGTTCAAGAGAGCCGGTATGACCTGATCCTTATGGATGAGAACATGCCTAAACTCAACGGTATCAACGCCACCAAACAGATTCGTATGCTGGAAAAGGCCAACCAAATCATACCTCAAGTCGTGGTAGCCCTCACGGCAAATGCCATGAAAGGTGACAAAGAACGCTTCCTAATGGCTGGCATGGACAACTATTTGCCAAAACCAATTAATATCGACGACCTAAAATCGGTATTAATGGAATATCTTCCTTCCAATCAGAACGAAGTTTG